A stretch of DNA from Candidatus Neomarinimicrobiota bacterium:
CATGACGTGATCTCTCCTACTTGAAAAGCTTACAGCATGTGGATGTTTGACTTGTTGTTTATTGTTCTGAAAAGTGAGTCAAGATGTGTTTGACGACATTCTTTGTCAAGGGAAAGCTCGTTGGTCTGTCAACTCCCATGCTTGACTAACTCGAGCAAAAGACTTCAATATTTTTTTCCGGTTGGGTCCACCATAGGTACGAATAATACTGGCAATACCTTTTCTTCAACCAATTGATTATTAACCTTCCGTAAAAGCACCAAATCCTGTCGATATGAAGAACCGACGGGAATGATCATCCGTCCTCCCTCCTTCAATTGGTTTTTAAGGGTAGTCGGAACTTGTGCGGGAGCACAGGTGACGATGATGGCATCAAAAGGTGCATGCTCTTTCCACCCTTGATACCCATCCCCGATTTTTACTTTGATATTGTCATAACCTAACTCCTCTAATAGAAGTTTTGCTCTGTTTCCCAATGAGGCAATTATTTCAATCGTAAATACGCTATCACATAACTCACCCAGAATAGCTGCTTGATAACCTGAACCAGTGCCAATTTCTAAAATTTTATCCCGGGTTGATAAATGTAGAGCCTGTGTCATGAAGGCTACGATATAGGGCTGTGAAATAGTTTGTTCTTCACCAATAGGCAGGGGATGATCGCTATAGGCCAGGTGCTTGATTTCTTCGGGTACAAAGCGATGACGTGGAACCCTGAGAAAGGTTTCCAAAATGACGCCATCGTTTATTCCTCGCTTCTTGATCTGATTTTCAACCATCTCAAGTCTTTGTTTTTGAAAATCTGACCCCGAGACGTTCTGCACAAGCTCGCCTTTAAACACGTCCCCCGCTAAAACACAATTCGCCAGCGAGAACAGACAGATGAGAAACAGAGTGTTTTCAATTTTACTCATATTGCTTCCACATTAAGCTTTAACCGTTTTGCTTGTTTTATTCAAGTTTAATCACTTCAAGGGATGGGCCGAATAATTTCTCAATGACTGAGGTTTTAACCCATAACTTCTTGTTATATGTAACTCATCATTAAAACTCAATTATAACTGTTTCACATCGCTACATACTCAACGAGCTGAATATTCAGATAACAATTCCCGTGCTCGAGTTTATTTAAGGAGTATCATTTTCCGCGAGAGTTTTATGTCACCAGCCTGTATGGTGTAGACATATATGCCACTGGGGATGCTTGATGCGTTCCAGGATACCTCATGATTTCCAGCTGATATATTCTCTCTCAAAACATTAGCGATATGACTGCCATCCAACTTGAAAACATCTATAGCTACATGAGCTGCCTCAGGGAGCCCATACTCAATTATGGTGGAGGCATTAAACGGATTGGGATAGTTTTGCATGAGCTTAACCTGTTCTGGAATGGCGGGGCTATTATCATCAATGCTGACCAGCGGACTTAAATAAAAGTCAACCTGATGGGCGGTGTTTGGCCAGGCTTGAAAGGTCGTGTCTACTGATTGATGATTTTCAAAGTGGGCTTCAATATTGTGACCTCTTGCCATTTTATTCACCGCATAGTAGCCCATCATATCAGTCAAGACACAGATAGAATCCTGATGATAAGCTGTATATTCATGTCTTACTGTGGCTCCGGCCAGAGGATTTCCGCTTCTATCGAAAACATAGCCCTCAATGCTACACATTGATCCTGCTGTATCGTTTTCACTCCCGATTGTGGGAGAGCTATCAAGATACCAGTAGTGATGCCAGTCATACCCCAGACATATACTGTTCCCGGTAACTGGACTGGGTGCTTGAGAATATTCAACATCCCCATAGAACAACTCATCTATCCAGTATCCTGAATTATCAAAAAGTGTCAAGGCGTCGCCAGTGTTAGACAGGGGCAAAATTGATTGCAGACTATCCTCCCGCAATATTATGTAGGCACCCTCTGAAAGCTGGATTCCTGAATCAAGGAAGGCCGTATCTCGAGGTGTGGTGAGATACCAGCCATCCATATTCTCTGCTGGTTGCCACTGAATCTTGAGCTCTAAAACCCAGTCTCCTGGATTGTTTTCGTCAAGTTGAAGCTCAGAGAAGAATTTTAATGCCATGGGATTGGCGTAAGCTGATTGCGTGATCAGGCTGACCAGCATTGCAAGTTTTGCGATTCGCATTATTTTATTCATCTGGAACCCCCCATCGCATTTTTAAATCCTTCACGGGAAGATAGTTTTCCCGCGAGATTGAATAAACCTTTTTCTCGATTTCAGTCCAGCTCGTATCTATGTCCAGCGAGCAATATTCCAGTTGGAGATGGTCTGGGACATGGATTTCATAATTCGCCCATTCCAGAGCTCGACTCCAGGTTTGGGTTGAGGTTAAAATGTATTCAAAGACATTATGTTCAGCTGTCTGCCAGTACTCCACATGAATATTGGCTTCTGAAACCGCATCAATATTAAGGACAAAAGAAATCCCCTTGTCTGCCCCCATGAGGGGCAGGTGAACTCCGGTCTCCATGGATAGCACTTCAATCATGTCGGGAAAAGGTAATTGCTCACTTACTGGAAAAGGATAAAACAGGCGTGTCTTGACAGCTTCTTCGGAGGGGTTTATAAAATGATACTCACCGCGCATCACACACAGTGAATCACTGATATGAAACACCAGGTTTTCTCCAAGGAATATTGGAGATTGAGCCTGGATAGGTTGGATGTTTATTAAAAGGAATGCGAATGCCATGAACTGCAGTCCTCTTTGTTGTCCAGATTTAAAAACCAATATGATTCCCCCCTCCAAGTTGGGAAAAACTGTTAGCCTTCGATAATTGCTTTCAGGTCAGCCTTGAGTTGTGCTTTTTCTTCGGTGGACAAATTGTGCCAGCGTGTCCCGCGAAGCGCCCCCTCAAGGGCGTAAAGCATGTTCAGGCAGCCCGGCGCGTTGAGAGCTTCCAATCTTTGCAAGACACCAAGACTCCCAACTTCAGCCAAATCTGCTGGTGTGCAGATTCCAACAGCCGCCAGTCGCTTTTCCAGTACCTCTCCAATATTGGGCAACTCTGATAACATTTATCACCCACTCCTTTTATTGTTTTACGCTTTCAATGGTTTCCACGGGAAGCCAGTCGTCCATATTTCCATAGGCGCTTTTGTCAATGGGAAAGGGATCCAGTTCAGTGATCTCTCCCACTTGGATCAGAACCAGATAGCGTTTCCCTGCCCAACGTCCATATTGCTTCTTGCTCAGGCTGAGTTGGGTCGCGTGTTTGTCCACAAGGTCAATTGATTCTTCGCGGTTCATCTTCTCGGAGTTGATGACCTTTTTTACCTCTGCTCGAGCCAGAATGAGACCTTCTGCATTGTTATTTATTAGATAGAGAACATCCCCGGCGAAAACCCTATCATAAGGCATTTTCCGTCCAGCGGCGCCACGGATGAGCATGGATTTTTGTTGGGATAGCAACAAATCCAGCTCATTGGCCTGTGCATCGAGATAAACGACATGATCCATTATTTAATACTCAACTTTAACTCAATGAGAGTTTTAATCTCACTTATCTCTCTTGCGCCTCTAACCTCCTGGGTGATGGCGCGAATTTTTCCAAAGCG
This window harbors:
- a CDS encoding protein-L-isoaspartate(D-aspartate) O-methyltransferase, with the protein product MSKIENTLFLICLFSLANCVLAGDVFKGELVQNVSGSDFQKQRLEMVENQIKKRGINDGVILETFLRVPRHRFVPEEIKHLAYSDHPLPIGEEQTISQPYIVAFMTQALHLSTRDKILEIGTGSGYQAAILGELCDSVFTIEIIASLGNRAKLLLEELGYDNIKVKIGDGYQGWKEHAPFDAIIVTCAPAQVPTTLKNQLKEGGRMIIPVGSSYRQDLVLLRKVNNQLVEEKVLPVLFVPMVDPTGKKY
- a CDS encoding TfoX/Sxy family protein, encoding MLSELPNIGEVLEKRLAAVGICTPADLAEVGSLGVLQRLEALNAPGCLNMLYALEGALRGTRWHNLSTEEKAQLKADLKAIIEG
- a CDS encoding T9SS type A sorting domain-containing protein, which produces MNKIMRIAKLAMLVSLITQSAYANPMALKFFSELQLDENNPGDWVLELKIQWQPAENMDGWYLTTPRDTAFLDSGIQLSEGAYIILREDSLQSILPLSNTGDALTLFDNSGYWIDELFYGDVEYSQAPSPVTGNSICLGYDWHHYWYLDSSPTIGSENDTAGSMCSIEGYVFDRSGNPLAGATVRHEYTAYHQDSICVLTDMMGYYAVNKMARGHNIEAHFENHQSVDTTFQAWPNTAHQVDFYLSPLVSIDDNSPAIPEQVKLMQNYPNPFNASTIIEYGLPEAAHVAIDVFKLDGSHIANVLRENISAGNHEVSWNASSIPSGIYVYTIQAGDIKLSRKMILLK